The region GTGGGACGGGCGTGTTCTAATGCGCTTACAATGGCAGCCGATTTGATTTGCGGAGAGTGACGTATGGGACGCAATCTTTACTACGGCTTTATTCTGAGCGGCGGTCTTTTGATGACTGCCCCGATGGCGTTGGGGCAGATCGATCCGAGCGGTAACTCGGCTTATGCGAGCAATGCCCAGATGCCGACCCCGGGACAACAGGCGGCGAGTCATGCGCAGCAGTCAGGGATGGAGCAGGAGTCGACGGCTGCGCGAACCGATCCGCAGACGATGAAGGACAAGATCTTCTTGCGGAAGGCTGCGGAGGGCGGGACGGCTGAAGAGGAGCTTGCGAAGCTGGCGTTGAGCAAGACCAGCAACGACGAGGTGAAGCAGTTCGCGCAGAAGATGCTGGACGACCATGCGAGCCTGGATGTGACGATGAAGCCGATCGCGCAGTCACTGGGCGTGATGACACCGAAGAAGATGAATAAAGAGGATCAGGCGGAGTTCGAGAAGCTGAAGGCTCTTTCCGGGACGGATTTCGATAAAGAGTATCTGGGGGCGATGATCAAGGATCATCGGATGGACCTGCACGAGTTTCGGCAGGAGTCGGCTACGGCCACGGACCCGGCTTTGAAGGATGCCGCTACGAGTGGGTCGAAGGTAATCCATGACCACCTGGTAGCGGCTTACAAGCTGGGGGTGGCGAATGGGGTGGAGGTTCCGAGGATGCCGAAGCCTGAGCCAGCCAGCTAAGGGAACTTGTAAGGGCTGTGCGGCGTAGACTTGGTTGTGATGACGCTTCGTTTGCCACGCTTTCTGGTGTTGTTGCTCCTGCTGCTTCCGGCGGCGGGAGTGGTGCGTGCGGAGAAGGTTGCCGACCTTCCGCTGCCTACCTCCTATGTGAATGACTTTGCCGGGGTATTGAGTCCGGGGACGAAGCAGAACCTTGAAGACCTTTGTGTGCAGTTGCACCAGAAGGCCAATGCGGACGTCGCGGT is a window of Granulicella tundricola MP5ACTX9 DNA encoding:
- a CDS encoding DUF4142 domain-containing protein — translated: MGRNLYYGFILSGGLLMTAPMALGQIDPSGNSAYASNAQMPTPGQQAASHAQQSGMEQESTAARTDPQTMKDKIFLRKAAEGGTAEEELAKLALSKTSNDEVKQFAQKMLDDHASLDVTMKPIAQSLGVMTPKKMNKEDQAEFEKLKALSGTDFDKEYLGAMIKDHRMDLHEFRQESATATDPALKDAATSGSKVIHDHLVAAYKLGVANGVEVPRMPKPEPAS